Proteins encoded in a region of the Frondihabitans sp. 762G35 genome:
- a CDS encoding D-alanine--D-alanine ligase family protein gives MTSITPDSAAVRSVVVLAGGISHERDVSLRSGRRVADSLVAHGLSVELRDPDASLLGHLRDTQPDVIWPALHGASGEDGALRGLLEALDIPFVGSRATAARLAWDKPTAKALVARAGIRTPRSITLSHDAFRELGAVSVLQAISDEHPVPVVVKPARGGSAQGVTVVDDASALPRAMVDAYTYCEDVIVEQKIVGTEVAVGVLDTGDGPVALPAVEIVPTSGFYGFEARYNAGETRFFTPARLDETVSAGVAEAAVAAHTALGLRHLSRVDIIVDAAGTPWFLEVNVLPGLTETSLVPIALEAAGYDLGWVYAELAQRAILDHEA, from the coding sequence ATGACCTCCATCACGCCCGATTCCGCCGCCGTCCGCTCCGTCGTCGTCCTCGCGGGCGGGATCAGCCACGAGCGCGACGTCTCCCTCCGGTCCGGTCGTCGCGTAGCCGACAGCCTCGTCGCCCACGGCCTCTCGGTCGAGCTCCGCGACCCGGACGCCAGCCTGCTCGGTCACCTGCGCGACACCCAGCCCGACGTCATCTGGCCTGCCCTCCACGGTGCGAGCGGGGAGGACGGCGCACTGCGCGGACTCCTCGAGGCGCTCGACATCCCCTTCGTCGGGTCGCGTGCCACCGCGGCGCGCCTCGCCTGGGACAAGCCGACGGCCAAAGCGCTCGTCGCTCGTGCAGGCATACGAACGCCGCGGAGCATCACCCTCTCGCACGACGCCTTCCGCGAACTCGGAGCGGTCAGTGTCTTGCAGGCCATCTCCGACGAGCACCCGGTCCCGGTCGTCGTGAAGCCCGCCCGCGGCGGGTCCGCCCAGGGCGTCACCGTCGTGGACGACGCGTCCGCACTCCCGCGGGCGATGGTCGACGCCTACACCTACTGCGAGGACGTCATCGTCGAGCAGAAGATCGTCGGCACCGAGGTCGCCGTCGGTGTTCTCGACACCGGCGACGGCCCCGTCGCTCTCCCGGCCGTCGAGATCGTACCGACGTCCGGCTTCTACGGTTTCGAGGCGCGCTACAACGCGGGGGAGACCCGCTTCTTCACTCCGGCGCGCCTCGACGAAACGGTCAGCGCAGGAGTTGCGGAGGCGGCGGTGGCCGCGCACACCGCGCTCGGTCTGCGTCACCTGTCGCGCGTCGACATCATCGTCGACGCCGCCGGCACCCCCTGGTTCCTCGAGGTCAACGTACTTCCCGGACTGACGGAGACGTCTCTGGTGCCGATCGCGCTCGAGGCGGCCGGATACGACCTCGGCTGGGTCTACGCGGAGTTGGCGCAGCGCGCCATCCTCGACCACGAGGCGTAG
- a CDS encoding ParB/RepB/Spo0J family partition protein — MATKRTGLGRGIGALIPVQDETQGRPVDVFFPSREQTAEDLVAVPGARLASLNPLDIVPNAHQPRTEFREEELSELVASIREVGLLQPIVVRPLKAPVAGGPQYELVMGERRLRATKELGLATIPALVKDTADDAMLRDALLENLHRAQLNPLEEASAYQQLLADFGITQEELAGRIGRSRPQVTNTLRLLRLPSPVQRRVASGVLSAGHARAILSVGDAAGMERLADKIVNEDLSVRAAEAAAAGLTLKDKRPAKTTSGATQGHLSDVAERLGDRFDTRVKVTLGARKGSITIDFASIGDLNRILGEMGQDPFGVA, encoded by the coding sequence ATGGCAACCAAACGAACCGGACTCGGCCGCGGCATCGGCGCCCTCATCCCCGTGCAGGACGAGACGCAGGGACGCCCCGTGGACGTCTTCTTCCCGTCGCGCGAGCAGACGGCGGAGGACCTCGTCGCCGTCCCCGGGGCGAGACTGGCGAGTCTCAATCCCCTCGACATCGTGCCGAATGCGCACCAGCCCCGCACGGAGTTCCGCGAGGAGGAGCTGAGCGAGCTCGTCGCGTCCATCCGCGAGGTGGGGCTCCTGCAGCCCATCGTCGTGCGTCCCCTCAAGGCGCCCGTCGCCGGAGGCCCGCAGTACGAGCTGGTCATGGGCGAGCGTCGGTTGCGCGCCACCAAGGAGCTCGGCCTCGCCACGATCCCGGCACTCGTCAAGGACACCGCGGACGACGCCATGCTCCGCGACGCCCTGCTGGAGAACCTTCACCGTGCGCAGCTCAACCCGCTGGAAGAAGCCTCCGCCTATCAGCAACTTCTCGCGGATTTCGGCATCACGCAGGAGGAACTGGCCGGCCGGATCGGCCGCAGCCGCCCGCAGGTGACCAACACCCTGCGTTTGCTGCGCCTCCCCTCCCCCGTGCAGCGTCGCGTGGCCTCAGGAGTTCTGTCGGCCGGTCACGCCCGCGCCATCCTGTCCGTCGGTGACGCCGCAGGTATGGAGCGTCTCGCCGACAAGATCGTCAACGAGGATCTCTCCGTCCGGGCGGCCGAGGCGGCTGCCGCGGGCCTCACCCTGAAAGACAAACGGCCCGCCAAGACGACGTCCGGGGCCACCCAGGGTCACCTGTCCGACGTGGCCGAGCGCCTCGGCGACCGGTTCGACACCCGGGTCAAGGTGACGCTCGGGGCGCGGAAGGGTTCGATCACGATCGACTTCGCTTCCATCGGTGATCTGAACCGTATTCTGGGCGAGATGGGGCAGGATCCCTTCGGCGTCGCCTGA
- a CDS encoding ParA family protein produces MTRRREALRIDSLPRPEKTRVITVSNQKGGVGKTTSTVNLAAGLARNGARVLVIDLDPQGNASTALGVEHRAETASVYDVVVGESAIADVIQKSPEFDALYCVPSTIHLAGAEIELVSLVAREQRLRTALDLFLQTTAERDERFDYVFIDCPPSLGLLTINAFVAAQEVLIPIQCEYYALEGLSQLLRNIQLIEKHLNPVLTVSSILLTMYDGRTNLSQQVAADVREHFPKEVLKTMIPRSVRISEAPGYGQTVISYDTNSPGSLSYLEAAAELAHRGAPQ; encoded by the coding sequence CTGACGCGGCGCCGCGAGGCACTGCGCATCGACTCCCTCCCCCGCCCGGAGAAGACACGCGTGATCACCGTGTCGAACCAGAAGGGTGGCGTCGGCAAGACGACCTCCACGGTCAATCTGGCAGCCGGCCTGGCTCGCAACGGTGCTCGTGTGCTCGTCATCGATCTCGATCCTCAGGGGAACGCCTCGACCGCGCTCGGTGTCGAACACCGTGCGGAGACGGCCAGTGTCTACGACGTGGTCGTGGGCGAATCCGCCATCGCCGACGTGATCCAGAAGAGCCCCGAGTTCGACGCTCTCTACTGCGTGCCGTCGACGATCCATCTCGCCGGCGCCGAGATCGAACTCGTATCGCTCGTCGCCCGGGAGCAGCGACTCCGGACCGCCCTCGATCTCTTCCTGCAGACCACTGCGGAGCGCGACGAACGGTTCGACTACGTCTTCATCGACTGCCCGCCGTCCCTCGGGCTCTTGACCATCAACGCCTTTGTGGCGGCACAAGAGGTTTTGATCCCGATCCAGTGTGAGTACTACGCCCTGGAGGGTCTGAGTCAGCTGCTGCGCAACATCCAGCTGATCGAGAAGCACCTCAATCCGGTGCTCACCGTGTCGAGCATCCTGCTGACCATGTACGACGGACGGACGAACCTCTCGCAGCAGGTCGCAGCGGACGTGCGCGAGCACTTCCCCAAGGAGGTGCTGAAGACGATGATCCCGCGGTCCGTGCGCATTAGCGAGGCGCCGGGCTACGGGCAGACCGTGATCAGCTACGACACCAACTCCCCCGGATCGCTCTCGTATCTCGAGGCGGCCGCCGAACTTGCACACCGAGGAGCGCCCCAGTAA